One window from the genome of Leptospirillum ferriphilum encodes:
- a CDS encoding methyl-accepting chemotaxis protein, with translation MSLGMLSRGKSETCTLKDPVSRARILRDLDALETKFKNHLATISVVLSILPSDRTKALRMMKVREVLEWREIRRDIQALIIISQHDVATKQEQLSEKYHRIMLESNSTAAFGIAFSFLALGLVYLRFRKGVGEALLVSNKLAICDLTFHPKDHHSDEFGKIIHAKYGAVVRFRDVIGSIKSIEEKITGHSQELSRVSGQTGESSQEIRRLAANVVHVDERIEEALSRSIGLSRETTKEAEKIVEVSQEGVQIGERSKTAYEHILLNIRKTRESLRKFSDSVSRVNSATSSVREISEQTNLLALNAAIEAARAGEVGKGFAVVAEEVRKLSQKSSESTKEIGEVVDQIRAMSEETVILMESTEKVVGAGAEATMETDRASASIHKAVSHLPPFMKEMDSSFETLRTEQERSHTEVEEIDRFSDQLISGHQTLDVVSANLQEQAMELEEAVRQFQF, from the coding sequence ATGTCCCTCGGTATGCTTTCCCGGGGAAAATCGGAAACCTGTACTCTGAAAGACCCCGTATCCCGAGCAAGAATCCTCCGGGATCTGGACGCGCTTGAAACAAAGTTTAAAAATCACCTTGCTACTATCTCTGTCGTTCTTTCCATCCTCCCGTCGGATCGGACCAAGGCCCTTCGCATGATGAAGGTCAGGGAAGTTTTGGAATGGAGAGAGATTCGTCGGGATATTCAGGCACTGATAATCATCAGTCAGCACGATGTGGCGACCAAACAGGAGCAGCTGAGCGAAAAATACCACAGGATCATGCTGGAATCGAATTCGACGGCAGCGTTTGGGATCGCATTTTCCTTCCTGGCCCTTGGACTCGTGTATCTGCGTTTCCGGAAAGGGGTCGGGGAAGCGCTTCTTGTCTCCAATAAACTGGCAATTTGTGATTTGACCTTTCATCCCAAGGATCACCATTCGGATGAGTTTGGAAAAATCATCCATGCCAAGTATGGAGCGGTTGTTCGTTTTCGGGACGTTATCGGTTCGATCAAGTCGATTGAAGAGAAAATCACCGGCCATTCGCAAGAGCTTTCCAGAGTGTCCGGGCAGACGGGAGAGAGTTCGCAGGAAATCCGTCGTCTGGCGGCCAATGTGGTTCATGTGGACGAACGGATTGAAGAAGCCCTTTCAAGGTCGATCGGATTGTCCAGGGAGACCACGAAGGAAGCAGAGAAAATTGTGGAGGTTTCGCAGGAAGGCGTTCAAATCGGAGAACGTTCAAAAACGGCCTATGAGCACATCCTCCTGAATATCCGAAAGACCCGGGAATCTCTCCGGAAGTTTTCCGACTCGGTGTCGCGTGTCAACTCGGCGACGAGCTCCGTTCGGGAAATTTCGGAACAGACAAATCTTTTGGCCCTGAATGCTGCGATCGAGGCGGCAAGGGCGGGGGAAGTCGGAAAAGGATTTGCTGTGGTTGCGGAGGAGGTTCGAAAGCTCTCCCAGAAAAGCAGCGAATCCACAAAAGAGATCGGGGAGGTTGTGGACCAGATCCGGGCGATGTCCGAGGAAACCGTCATTCTGATGGAGTCGACAGAAAAAGTTGTTGGCGCGGGGGCCGAAGCGACAATGGAAACCGATCGGGCGTCTGCATCAATTCACAAGGCGGTCTCGCACTTGCCACCCTTTATGAAAGAGATGGACAGTTCGTTTGAGACGCTCAGGACTGAGCAGGAAAGATCGCATACGGAAGTAGAGGAGATCGACCGGTTTTCGGATCAGCTGATATCCGGACATCAGACGCTGGATGTGGTTTCTGCCAACCTCCAGGAACAGGCGATGGAACTGGAAGAGGCGGTCCGCCAGTTCCAGTTTTGA
- a CDS encoding tRNA (adenine-N1)-methyltransferase, translating to MSFLPGEPLILYDSRGRSHYIPALEPNKTTNISGLRIPHDLLLREGQEGASVPIEKGEEYTIFRPTLRETLTHLKRRTQVIYPKDQGMILMWGDIRPGLRVLESGIGSGAMTLSLLRMCAPGGHVTSVEKREEHAVLAMENLERLAPELLSSHRLILGDIAGPDLPAILGPEPFDRVLLDLPEPWAALRTLPHILRPGGILLTWVPTPLQVHTLSLALKDSGRFHLVQTVETIVRDWEFGPTSVRPAHRIIGHTGYLTIARRGEPGRPYIPWEPPF from the coding sequence ATGTCTTTTCTTCCGGGCGAACCCCTTATCCTTTACGATTCCCGCGGCCGGAGCCACTACATCCCCGCACTTGAACCCAACAAGACCACCAACATCAGTGGATTGAGAATACCCCATGACCTTCTGCTCCGGGAAGGCCAGGAAGGGGCTTCCGTTCCGATAGAAAAAGGGGAAGAATACACGATCTTCCGGCCTACCCTCCGGGAGACTCTCACGCACCTGAAAAGACGGACCCAGGTCATCTATCCCAAGGACCAGGGGATGATCCTCATGTGGGGGGACATCCGTCCGGGTCTTCGGGTGCTCGAATCCGGAATCGGATCGGGGGCCATGACCCTCTCTCTTTTAAGGATGTGCGCTCCCGGGGGCCATGTCACATCCGTCGAAAAAAGAGAGGAGCACGCCGTTCTCGCCATGGAAAACCTGGAGAGGCTGGCGCCGGAACTTCTCTCCTCCCATCGGCTGATCCTTGGCGACATCGCCGGACCGGACCTTCCTGCCATTCTCGGGCCAGAACCATTCGATCGGGTTCTTCTCGATCTGCCGGAACCCTGGGCCGCTCTCCGGACACTGCCCCATATCCTGCGACCGGGCGGGATCCTCCTCACGTGGGTTCCGACCCCGCTCCAGGTCCACACCCTGTCTCTTGCCCTCAAGGACAGCGGACGCTTTCACCTGGTGCAGACGGTGGAAACCATTGTGAGGGACTGGGAATTCGGTCCCACCTCCGTCCGGCCAGCCCATCGGATCATCGGTCACACCGGCTATCTGACAATCGCCCGGCGCGGAGAGCCCGGACGCCCCTATATCCCCTGGGAACCCCCCTTCTGA
- the gcvH gene encoding glycine cleavage system protein GcvH: MTEARRYTKTHEWIAPANVQGEWNVGITDFAQKEVTDVVFVELPNVGRSVPRGGEAAIIESVKAAFSIYAPVAGTIVAVNPDLDSDPGLLNRDPYGKGWIFRLGGVQPEELAVLMDDGAYEKFLQEGGGHPEHG, translated from the coding sequence ATGACCGAAGCCAGACGATACACAAAAACCCATGAATGGATTGCTCCGGCAAACGTTCAAGGAGAGTGGAACGTCGGGATCACGGATTTCGCCCAGAAGGAAGTCACGGACGTGGTATTTGTGGAACTGCCGAACGTGGGACGTTCTGTTCCCCGGGGGGGAGAAGCGGCGATCATCGAGTCCGTCAAGGCCGCCTTTTCGATTTATGCTCCGGTTGCCGGCACAATTGTCGCCGTCAATCCGGACCTCGACAGTGATCCGGGACTCCTGAACCGTGATCCCTACGGGAAAGGGTGGATCTTCCGTCTCGGGGGCGTCCAGCCGGAGGAGCTCGCTGTCTTGATGGACGACGGGGCATATGAAAAGTTTCTGCAGGAAGGGGGGGGACACCCGGAACATGGCTGA
- a CDS encoding class I SAM-dependent methyltransferase: MTSKHDLYRMQKGFFQDAYRSGQIGWPRTGASPIVRTAFERGYLGPGSRVLEIGCGEGRNLRALWPGTAAVVGMDYVAEPLRTAKKSMPEKVSLIQGDLFSLPFREKSFDVILDWGVFHHLKKPERERYPHWLFHLVGAGGILLLGAFSEKFRHHPGEVRRQMFVCHRGHYDVFFDKDRFSRAMGPHWRLLWQGEENQGDGLSYYRLGIFQCMG; this comes from the coding sequence ATGACCAGCAAACATGATCTTTACAGGATGCAGAAAGGGTTTTTTCAGGACGCGTACCGTTCAGGTCAGATCGGGTGGCCCAGAACGGGTGCATCTCCGATCGTCCGGACGGCGTTCGAAAGGGGGTATCTGGGCCCCGGCAGCAGGGTGCTCGAGATCGGTTGCGGAGAAGGTCGCAATCTGCGTGCGTTGTGGCCTGGAACCGCCGCAGTCGTCGGGATGGATTATGTGGCGGAACCTCTCCGGACAGCGAAAAAGTCCATGCCGGAAAAGGTGTCTCTCATTCAGGGAGACCTGTTTTCCCTGCCCTTCCGGGAAAAGTCCTTTGACGTCATTCTTGACTGGGGTGTTTTTCATCATTTGAAAAAGCCGGAACGGGAACGATATCCCCACTGGCTCTTCCATCTGGTTGGGGCGGGAGGCATCCTGTTGCTGGGTGCCTTTTCGGAAAAATTCCGCCATCATCCCGGAGAAGTCCGCCGGCAAATGTTTGTCTGTCATCGAGGCCATTACGATGTGTTTTTTGACAAGGACCGGTTTTCCCGCGCCATGGGACCCCACTGGAGACTCCTCTGGCAGGGAGAGGAAAATCAGGGCGACGGGCTCTCCTATTATCGCCTGGGGATCTTTCAGTGCATGGGGTGA
- a CDS encoding substrate-binding domain-containing protein, translated as MNTQSGNGPSPASTSLPHLRRTGRLVLFTIFAGTASLFPVKSSLPFGAPDARATSIEAPWGNIPPVGLPFTVDGVDNVPDLHGNPAKTQLTLFVAGNQFMVFPKLIRAFKKEHPEIRHIFYETLPPGILAKQMVRKGITIGNLHLTVQPDVYESGLKRMKKEVKSGMVTGKLVAYAQNNLALMVRKGNPKHVRTLLDLGNSSLRLSLPNPKWEGIGQQIRASLLKAGGPKLVHKIFVDKRKNKTTYLTHIHHRQTAYRILRGQSDAGITWISEALFQKKIGHPIDVVRIPAKLNTEATYVAAMAKGAPHAENARLWLKFLQSSRARAIYQQYGFTSPQR; from the coding sequence ATGAACACTCAGTCCGGAAACGGTCCTTCTCCCGCTTCGACCTCTCTGCCGCACCTCCGCAGAACGGGGAGACTGGTCCTTTTCACAATTTTTGCCGGAACCGCCAGTCTTTTTCCGGTTAAAAGCTCCCTTCCCTTCGGGGCACCGGATGCAAGGGCGACGTCAATCGAAGCTCCCTGGGGCAACATTCCTCCCGTGGGTCTCCCCTTCACGGTCGACGGAGTCGACAATGTCCCGGACCTCCACGGGAACCCGGCGAAGACCCAACTGACTCTGTTTGTCGCAGGAAACCAGTTCATGGTTTTTCCAAAGCTCATTCGGGCGTTCAAAAAGGAACATCCCGAAATCCGCCACATTTTTTATGAAACACTGCCTCCCGGCATTCTTGCCAAACAGATGGTGCGCAAGGGGATCACGATTGGAAACCTTCACCTGACAGTCCAGCCGGATGTTTATGAAAGCGGTCTGAAAAGGATGAAAAAAGAAGTGAAGTCCGGTATGGTCACCGGAAAACTCGTGGCCTACGCCCAGAACAACTTGGCGCTCATGGTCCGGAAAGGGAATCCCAAACATGTCCGGACTCTTTTGGATCTCGGAAACTCCAGTCTCCGGCTGTCTCTCCCGAATCCGAAATGGGAAGGAATCGGACAGCAGATCCGGGCTTCCCTTCTGAAAGCCGGTGGTCCGAAACTTGTCCACAAGATCTTTGTCGATAAACGGAAGAACAAAACGACTTACCTGACCCATATCCACCATCGCCAGACCGCCTACCGAATCTTGCGCGGTCAGTCGGATGCAGGAATCACCTGGATCTCGGAGGCCCTCTTCCAGAAAAAAATCGGCCATCCGATCGACGTGGTCCGGATTCCGGCAAAATTGAACACCGAAGCCACCTATGTCGCCGCCATGGCAAAAGGAGCACCGCATGCCGAAAATGCCCGTTTATGGCTGAAGTTTCTCCAGTCTTCACGCGCGCGGGCCATTTATCAGCAATATGGTTTCACCTCACCCCAACGCTAA
- the gcvPA gene encoding aminomethyl-transferring glycine dehydrogenase subunit GcvPA: protein MADYIPHTPRETQEMLEFLGLASLEELVRHYPTDRTFPSLPLAGEGGTEREVLAELKGLAAKNAGSSKVVVFRGAGAYDHFIPEAVQALVGRGEFLTSYTPYQPEASQGLLQAIFEFQTAISRLFSMDLSNASLYDGATAAAEACLVAVRHTGRSVLLVSEGMDPSVIEVIRTYTEGLGVRLRLVPLTEGRTRLDTLREHLSSEVAGFLGAIPTFWGTVEDFSGFREALSAEGALFLLHANPHALALLRTPGEWGADLATGEGQPLGIPLSAGGPYLGLMTASRTFMRKIPGRLVGQTVDQEGRRAFVLTLQAREQHIRREKANSNICSNETLLSIAATIYLSLLGPQGLYEAAATSHQKAMTLRKGLGGIPGIRLLHEGVPHFHEFAVELPMDARTFSHNLLERGYLGGLPLSGPGKGENRMLWCATEIRTDEEIRGVLAAAKEILAGGNRR, encoded by the coding sequence ATGGCTGATTATATTCCACACACTCCCCGGGAAACTCAGGAAATGCTGGAATTTCTTGGCCTGGCTTCTCTCGAGGAACTTGTCCGGCATTATCCGACGGACCGGACGTTCCCCTCTCTTCCCCTGGCCGGAGAAGGGGGGACGGAGCGGGAGGTCCTGGCAGAGCTCAAGGGCCTGGCCGCAAAAAACGCGGGATCTTCGAAAGTGGTCGTTTTTCGGGGAGCAGGTGCGTACGACCATTTTATTCCGGAAGCCGTCCAGGCTCTTGTCGGCCGAGGGGAGTTCCTGACTTCCTATACGCCCTATCAGCCGGAAGCGTCCCAGGGCCTTCTGCAGGCCATCTTTGAATTTCAGACGGCCATCAGCCGTCTTTTCAGCATGGACCTGTCGAATGCGTCCCTCTATGATGGTGCCACTGCGGCTGCAGAAGCCTGTCTTGTTGCTGTCCGCCACACTGGACGCTCCGTTCTCCTCGTGTCAGAAGGGATGGACCCGTCTGTCATCGAGGTGATCCGGACGTACACGGAAGGATTGGGGGTTCGTCTCAGACTTGTTCCGCTCACAGAGGGAAGAACCCGCCTCGACACTCTCCGGGAACATCTGTCATCGGAGGTGGCCGGATTTCTGGGAGCGATCCCGACATTCTGGGGGACGGTCGAGGATTTTTCCGGTTTCCGGGAGGCCCTGTCGGCGGAAGGTGCCCTGTTTCTTCTTCACGCAAACCCCCATGCCCTTGCGCTGCTTCGGACACCGGGGGAGTGGGGGGCGGATCTGGCCACCGGAGAAGGACAGCCGTTGGGTATTCCGCTCTCGGCGGGGGGGCCCTATCTGGGATTGATGACGGCCTCACGGACGTTCATGCGCAAGATTCCCGGGAGGCTCGTCGGGCAGACGGTCGACCAGGAAGGGCGAAGGGCGTTTGTCCTCACGCTTCAGGCGCGTGAACAACATATCCGGCGTGAAAAAGCGAATTCGAACATCTGTTCGAACGAGACGCTTCTGTCCATTGCTGCGACGATCTATCTTTCTCTCCTTGGGCCCCAGGGGCTGTATGAGGCGGCCGCCACTTCCCATCAGAAGGCCATGACGCTTCGCAAAGGACTGGGAGGGATTCCCGGGATCCGTCTTCTCCATGAGGGCGTTCCCCATTTTCACGAGTTTGCCGTGGAGCTCCCGATGGATGCCAGAACATTCAGCCACAATCTTCTCGAACGCGGGTATCTTGGAGGACTTCCCCTGTCCGGTCCGGGAAAAGGAGAAAACCGGATGTTGTGGTGTGCCACAGAAATCCGGACGGACGAGGAGATCCGGGGAGTCCTTGCGGCTGCAAAAGAAATTCTTGCGGGAGGAAACAGACGATGA
- a CDS encoding SurA N-terminal domain-containing protein, which produces MMLEWIRKVAVERPKVLGTLMILVGAIFVVSMGWWGFSAYKSGKPGIVARINGTPLYATEFSRDYEIMKNNYQRLLNGALGKKILTELNFPGLVLRNMIFRQLWIDEANHLHLVVPDAVVVSEVSRIPFFQEGNPPAFSSKLYTQFLLETHQSAKDFEQSIREDLLVQRAQVLVRAIQTPAAPTDEKTATSLDDWQKKRLALQEETLQSFQMQLENRSNVKIDQEAFKKLSKSLL; this is translated from the coding sequence ATGATGCTGGAATGGATTCGAAAGGTTGCTGTTGAACGCCCAAAAGTCCTGGGAACTCTCATGATTCTTGTGGGGGCGATTTTCGTCGTCTCAATGGGGTGGTGGGGATTTTCGGCCTATAAATCGGGAAAACCCGGAATCGTGGCCCGCATCAATGGCACACCGCTCTATGCAACAGAGTTTTCCCGGGACTACGAAATCATGAAAAACAACTACCAGAGGCTCCTGAACGGGGCTTTGGGGAAAAAGATCCTGACCGAACTCAACTTTCCGGGTCTGGTTCTGCGAAACATGATCTTCCGGCAGCTTTGGATCGATGAGGCGAACCATCTCCACCTCGTTGTCCCCGACGCGGTCGTCGTAAGTGAGGTCAGCCGCATTCCCTTCTTTCAGGAAGGGAATCCTCCCGCTTTTTCAAGCAAGCTTTACACACAATTTCTGCTTGAAACCCACCAGTCAGCCAAAGACTTCGAACAGTCCATCCGGGAAGATCTTCTCGTGCAGAGGGCCCAGGTTCTGGTTCGTGCGATTCAGACTCCGGCTGCTCCCACAGATGAAAAGACCGCCACCAGTCTGGATGACTGGCAGAAAAAGCGGCTGGCCCTCCAGGAAGAAACACTGCAGTCTTTCCAGATGCAGCTGGAAAACCGGTCGAACGTCAAGATTGACCAGGAGGCTTTCAAAAAACTATCCAAGTCTTTGCTGTAG
- a CDS encoding thioredoxin-like domain-containing protein, giving the protein MPSSPLTSRVRAPEFPAGMDWMNTDRPLSLAGLRGKVVLLDFWTFCCINCMHVLPDLAYLEEKYPDSLTVIGVHSAKFSNEGESVQIQKAIERYAIRHPVINDREFDIWNAYGAHAWPTFALIDPEGYLVGMTSGEGKRAVLDQAIDSLITHHRSKGTLSPSLPSSPPSPDRSSLLRFPAKIDIAGKKVLVSDSGNHRLLLLAWEEHSPEKAALREVIGQGIPGSADGSFDQAQFRDPQGVRFCPDDPDTAIVADTGNHLLRRVDFRRRSVTTIAGTGVQGWAIFEPVSAMSAVLNSPWDILFHRDGMLYVALAGPHQIIRLDLDRQEIFPVAGSAREDLVDGTGDQASLAQPSGLTSDGNRIYFVDSETSSVRVLHPGPSPWQSRIETLVGRGLFEFGNRDGSFQEARLQHPLGILWDDGLLLVADTYNHRIRALDPDSRVVLSLTEGKGLDEPSDIKKGSGAYLITNTNAHEIAVLISTSEGPILGKVDIST; this is encoded by the coding sequence ATGCCTTCCTCTCCACTGACGTCCCGGGTTCGCGCCCCCGAATTCCCCGCGGGGATGGACTGGATGAATACCGATCGTCCCCTGTCTCTTGCCGGGCTTCGGGGAAAAGTCGTGCTTCTCGATTTTTGGACGTTCTGCTGCATCAACTGCATGCACGTTTTACCCGACCTCGCCTATCTCGAGGAAAAATATCCCGACAGCCTGACGGTCATCGGCGTCCATTCGGCAAAATTTTCGAACGAAGGCGAATCCGTCCAGATCCAAAAGGCCATCGAACGTTATGCTATCCGCCACCCCGTTATCAACGACAGGGAGTTCGACATCTGGAACGCCTATGGGGCGCATGCCTGGCCAACTTTTGCCCTCATCGATCCGGAGGGGTATCTTGTGGGAATGACGTCGGGGGAAGGAAAGAGGGCGGTCCTGGACCAGGCCATTGACTCCCTGATAACCCACCACCGGTCGAAAGGGACGCTCTCCCCTTCTCTCCCTTCCTCCCCTCCTTCTCCGGATCGGTCGTCCCTTCTGCGGTTTCCCGCAAAAATCGATATTGCGGGGAAAAAGGTGCTGGTTTCCGACTCCGGGAATCACCGTCTTCTTCTTCTGGCGTGGGAAGAACATTCTCCGGAAAAAGCGGCCTTGAGAGAGGTCATCGGGCAGGGGATACCCGGGTCAGCGGACGGATCCTTTGACCAGGCCCAGTTTCGTGATCCGCAGGGCGTCCGTTTCTGCCCGGATGATCCGGACACCGCAATCGTCGCAGACACCGGCAACCACCTCCTGAGACGTGTGGATTTCCGGAGGAGATCCGTCACGACGATTGCCGGAACCGGGGTCCAGGGATGGGCGATCTTTGAACCGGTCTCCGCCATGTCTGCCGTTCTCAACTCCCCCTGGGACATCCTCTTCCACAGGGATGGAATGCTGTATGTCGCCCTGGCGGGTCCCCATCAGATCATCCGACTCGACCTGGACAGACAGGAAATTTTTCCTGTCGCCGGTTCGGCAAGAGAGGATCTGGTTGATGGGACAGGTGACCAGGCTTCCCTTGCCCAACCTTCCGGGCTGACTTCCGACGGGAACCGGATCTATTTTGTTGACAGCGAAACGAGCTCCGTCCGGGTTCTTCATCCCGGACCTTCCCCCTGGCAGTCCCGTATCGAAACACTGGTGGGACGGGGGCTCTTCGAATTCGGAAACAGGGACGGGTCGTTCCAGGAGGCCCGGCTGCAGCATCCTCTGGGAATTCTGTGGGACGACGGCCTTCTTCTTGTCGCCGACACCTATAACCACCGGATACGCGCCCTGGATCCCGACTCCAGGGTGGTTCTTTCGCTGACCGAAGGAAAAGGGCTTGACGAACCGTCGGATATCAAAAAAGGATCCGGGGCTTATCTCATTACCAACACCAATGCTCATGAAATTGCTGTTCTGATTTCGACATCCGAAGGTCCCATCCTGGGAAAAGTCGACATTTCCACCTGA
- a CDS encoding rhodanese-like domain-containing protein encodes MFGGLFGGGDIEILPQELKERMERGEDILLIDVREDWEHARVKLPGARHIPLAKLPQMLSQIDPKKDIVVYCHHGARSMQACQFMKKNGFEKIKNLRGGIDAYARVVDRSLPTY; translated from the coding sequence ATGTTTGGAGGACTGTTCGGAGGAGGAGACATCGAAATCCTTCCCCAGGAGCTCAAGGAAAGGATGGAGCGGGGGGAGGACATTCTTTTGATCGATGTCCGGGAAGACTGGGAGCATGCCCGCGTCAAACTTCCGGGAGCGCGTCACATACCGCTGGCAAAACTGCCGCAGATGCTCTCCCAGATCGACCCGAAAAAAGACATCGTGGTTTATTGCCATCATGGAGCAAGAAGCATGCAGGCGTGTCAGTTCATGAAAAAGAACGGCTTTGAAAAAATCAAGAACCTGCGGGGCGGGATTGACGCCTATGCAAGAGTCGTCGACCGGTCCCTGCCGACATACTGA
- the gcvT gene encoding glycine cleavage system aminomethyltransferase GcvT, whose protein sequence is MNVPLHDVHLREGGHMVDFHGYTLPVRFSSILEESLFVREKAGVFDISHMGHFVLRGIDARGAVNRLITSNLKNVPPGKALYGHLLNPAGGVIDDIMAYHFGPERVDLIVNASNREGDARWIRDHLPAGIGLEDCSPGHVGIAVQGPRASRVLEDVLPGILDMRRRETRLLTIEGGEEFLVGRTGYTGEDGWEFFGPAGPGISFYEKLLQAGKKTGVLACCGLGARDLLRLEMGYPLYGQELNERLSSFDAGLDFVVSRTKPEFVGRTSILESDGHPRMNPAHPALGGFVVEGRGIPRTGCPIEKMDGTPVGEVTSGGFSPRVGSGFGLAYLDRDFLAFFRNGGPGQVRIHGVAHPVRHRMWPFISVHRPSQGDTSP, encoded by the coding sequence ATGAATGTTCCGTTGCACGATGTTCATCTCCGGGAAGGGGGCCATATGGTCGATTTCCATGGCTATACCCTCCCGGTCCGTTTTTCGTCCATTCTCGAGGAATCCCTTTTTGTCCGGGAAAAGGCCGGGGTGTTCGATATCAGCCATATGGGGCATTTCGTTCTTCGGGGGATAGATGCACGCGGAGCAGTGAACAGGCTGATCACGTCCAATCTTAAAAATGTCCCTCCCGGAAAAGCGCTGTACGGACACCTTCTGAATCCGGCCGGTGGCGTCATTGACGATATTATGGCCTATCATTTTGGACCGGAACGCGTGGATCTGATCGTGAACGCGTCTAACCGGGAAGGTGATGCACGCTGGATCCGGGACCACCTTCCCGCAGGTATCGGATTGGAAGACTGCTCACCCGGACACGTGGGCATTGCCGTGCAAGGACCCCGGGCTTCCCGTGTTCTGGAAGATGTGCTTCCCGGCATTCTCGACATGCGCCGGAGAGAGACCCGCCTGCTCACGATCGAAGGGGGGGAGGAGTTCCTGGTTGGTCGGACGGGATACACCGGAGAAGATGGTTGGGAATTTTTTGGTCCGGCCGGACCCGGGATCTCTTTTTACGAAAAACTCCTCCAGGCGGGAAAGAAGACCGGAGTTCTGGCCTGTTGTGGACTGGGGGCCCGGGACCTTCTCCGACTGGAAATGGGGTATCCCTTGTACGGGCAGGAGTTGAACGAAAGGCTCTCCTCCTTCGATGCGGGTCTTGATTTCGTCGTTTCCCGCACAAAGCCGGAATTTGTCGGGAGGACGTCCATTTTGGAAAGCGATGGACATCCCCGGATGAATCCGGCCCATCCGGCTCTGGGAGGCTTCGTCGTGGAGGGAAGAGGAATTCCCCGGACCGGATGCCCGATCGAAAAGATGGACGGCACACCCGTGGGGGAAGTGACATCCGGCGGATTCTCTCCCCGTGTCGGGAGCGGATTTGGCCTGGCATATCTTGACCGCGATTTTCTGGCGTTTTTTCGGAACGGTGGTCCGGGACAGGTCCGCATCCATGGGGTCGCCCATCCGGTTCGACACCGGATGTGGCCGTTTATTTCCGTCCACCGTCCTTCCCAGGGGGACACCTCTCCCTGA